A stretch of the Synergistaceae bacterium genome encodes the following:
- a CDS encoding 2-oxoacid:acceptor oxidoreductase family protein, translating into MQYIIVGIGGQGILFTSKVLGKIAIGKGLSAIGSEVHGMAQRGGSVISHFKVGNYKGPLVTEGNADVVMAFDQSEGIRNLSFLRKGGTFLVNTSSPQAFQNESLKKYLTDREIVTCRFPGYDILNQHMDGNTLFLNVLILGTASGMKIEGFEKDLVVAALKELSPPKYLEANLKVFDLGIEAVS; encoded by the coding sequence ATGCAATATATTATTGTGGGGATAGGCGGACAGGGGATTCTTTTCACCAGCAAGGTACTGGGCAAAATCGCCATCGGCAAAGGGCTTTCCGCCATCGGCAGCGAAGTGCATGGTATGGCCCAACGGGGCGGCTCAGTTATCAGCCATTTCAAGGTGGGGAACTACAAGGGCCCTTTGGTCACGGAGGGCAACGCCGACGTGGTGATGGCCTTCGACCAAAGCGAAGGCATACGTAATTTGTCCTTTTTGAGGAAAGGCGGAACGTTTTTGGTCAACACTAGCTCCCCCCAGGCTTTTCAGAATGAGTCCCTGAAGAAATACCTGACCGACAGGGAGATCGTGACCTGTCGTTTCCCAGGATACGATATCCTGAACCAGCACATGGACGGGAACACCCTTTTCCTGAATGTGCTGATTTTGGGCACGGCCAGTGGGATGAAAATCGAGGGGTTCGAGAAGGATTTGGTGGTGGCGGCTTTAAAGGAACTCTCTCCACCTAAATATCTGGAGGCAAACCTTAAAGTGTTCGATTTGGGAATCGAGGCCGTGAGTTGA
- the ychF gene encoding redox-regulated ATPase YchF: MLKCGIVGLPLCGKSTVFNVITKAGAEVKPYASGKMEPNRALVSVPDARFDKLAEIFEPRKTTPAVVEFVDLAGLSRDASKGAGLGNSFLSFVSESDALLHVVRLFENPDVPHPEGDIDPLRDWRIVEMELIYRDLGVIENRLSRLSAKKKNSHEESAEVDFLKKLENHLMEERPLREYSLTEEEKKSLTGFAFLTLKPELVVLNLDESQTGPLSQAEPLEAFLRGKTATLPPVRVFGSLEMDLAQLEPAEQVEFMEDLFGGSAPLQEMGRDRLIHEAYRLLGLISFFTSGKDEVRAWTLHQGDNAVDAAGTIHSDLARGFIRAQVVAYEDFIAAGAALAACRDKGVLRLEGKEYLVKDGDMIEIRFNV, encoded by the coding sequence TTGTTAAAGTGTGGAATAGTTGGCTTACCTCTTTGCGGGAAGTCTACGGTGTTTAACGTTATCACCAAGGCCGGCGCGGAGGTGAAACCCTACGCCAGTGGCAAAATGGAGCCCAATCGAGCGCTGGTCAGCGTACCGGACGCTCGATTCGATAAGTTAGCGGAGATTTTCGAGCCCAGAAAGACGACCCCTGCTGTAGTTGAGTTTGTGGATTTGGCGGGGCTGTCACGGGATGCCAGCAAGGGCGCAGGGCTCGGCAACTCCTTTCTTTCCTTCGTTTCGGAGTCGGACGCGCTGTTGCACGTGGTGCGACTTTTTGAGAACCCGGATGTTCCTCATCCAGAAGGCGACATTGATCCGCTGCGCGACTGGCGGATCGTGGAGATGGAGTTGATCTACCGCGACCTGGGCGTTATCGAGAACCGCCTTTCGCGGCTTTCTGCCAAGAAAAAAAACAGTCATGAGGAGTCAGCGGAGGTGGATTTTCTAAAGAAACTGGAGAACCATCTAATGGAAGAACGACCCCTCCGAGAATATTCTTTGACCGAGGAGGAGAAAAAAAGTCTAACGGGTTTCGCTTTTTTGACTTTGAAACCGGAGTTGGTGGTCTTGAACTTGGACGAAAGCCAAACGGGCCCTCTTTCCCAGGCCGAACCTCTGGAGGCGTTCCTACGGGGAAAGACGGCGACGCTCCCCCCGGTTCGGGTTTTCGGCTCTTTGGAGATGGACTTGGCCCAGCTCGAACCTGCGGAACAGGTGGAGTTCATGGAAGATCTTTTCGGAGGCTCGGCTCCCCTTCAAGAGATGGGGCGTGACCGCCTGATCCACGAGGCTTATCGGCTTTTGGGCTTGATCTCCTTTTTCACCAGCGGCAAGGACGAGGTTCGGGCCTGGACCCTTCATCAGGGGGATAACGCGGTGGACGCGGCGGGCACCATCCACTCCGACTTGGCGCGAGGTTTCATCCGGGCCCAGGTCGTCGCTTACGAGGATTTCATTGCGGCGGGAGCCGCCTTGGCCGCCTGCCGCGACAAAGGGGTGTTACGTCTCGAGGGTAAGGAATATCTCGTCAAAGACGGCGATATGATCGAGATCCGCTTCAACGTCTGA
- a CDS encoding indolepyruvate ferredoxin oxidoreductase subunit alpha has product MNERGLSGNMGEISDKNDFRKTALLLGNEAIAQAVVAAGCLVATAYPGTPSSEILPAIASCVDRLNAPTVVEWGANEKVAFEMALAATYTGARACAAMKQVGLNVAADPFMSGALLRLKGGMLLISADDPGPHSSQTEQDSRFFSMFAKTPCLDPSDAAEAAAMVEDAYALSEKHNIIVMLRPTTRVAHCRQTVDVLDRLRPGVFDRPVKFDRDPNRWTQLPALVRVASPQHNARIAKIREEFEIDWREYNYELPAKGKPKLGIIAGGVSFAMLCDLIGEWGRDDISVLKIGTPYPLPCRMTENFIARHEKVLVLEETYPVIETQLLDRGKVNGRWNDVVPSAGELLPEVIEEIVLSQLGEMISKPDSFLDSSSGSSALSTVINELNLTPRKPQLCAGCPHRGSFFSIRKAIPNAINPSDIGCYTLGINQKGLDSSLCMGGSVTMSSGFYLGHKAAGQERPVVATIGDSTFFHMGIAGLLSAVYNKHAFVLCVLDNSVTAMTGGQSHPGIGKKLRKNDPGRTLDIEAVVRGCGVTFVETVASYDVTAGVDAVKRAWEHAKANKIPALVIYKHPCMLLHVPQNIVPVTVREDQCVGCRYCIDYFGCPGLSFGEKVKKTSIDPRYCVSCGVCEAVCPHGAIIKRPAKPLSGAA; this is encoded by the coding sequence ATGAACGAAAGGGGTTTAAGCGGAAATATGGGGGAAATTTCGGATAAGAACGACTTTCGTAAAACAGCTTTGCTCCTGGGTAACGAGGCCATCGCCCAGGCGGTCGTCGCCGCCGGCTGTCTGGTCGCGACCGCTTATCCAGGGACTCCATCGTCGGAAATCCTTCCCGCGATAGCTTCCTGCGTGGATAGGCTCAACGCGCCGACGGTGGTAGAATGGGGCGCCAATGAAAAAGTGGCCTTTGAAATGGCCTTGGCCGCGACCTATACAGGCGCGCGCGCTTGCGCCGCAATGAAGCAGGTGGGATTGAACGTTGCCGCCGATCCCTTTATGAGCGGAGCGCTCTTGCGACTCAAAGGAGGAATGCTCCTGATCTCCGCCGACGATCCGGGTCCTCACAGCTCTCAGACCGAGCAAGACAGCCGCTTTTTCTCCATGTTCGCCAAAACGCCCTGCCTAGATCCCTCGGACGCCGCCGAAGCCGCCGCCATGGTGGAGGATGCCTACGCGCTTTCGGAAAAACACAACATCATCGTCATGTTGCGCCCGACAACGCGCGTAGCCCATTGCCGCCAAACCGTGGACGTACTGGATCGCCTGAGACCCGGCGTCTTTGACAGACCCGTCAAATTTGATCGGGATCCCAACCGTTGGACACAGCTCCCCGCTCTCGTTCGCGTCGCGTCTCCCCAACACAATGCCAGAATCGCGAAAATCCGCGAGGAGTTCGAGATAGACTGGCGTGAGTACAACTACGAGCTGCCCGCAAAGGGAAAGCCCAAGCTGGGGATCATCGCCGGTGGGGTTTCGTTTGCCATGCTCTGTGACCTTATAGGGGAATGGGGACGCGACGACATCTCAGTGCTGAAAATCGGCACGCCCTATCCCTTGCCTTGTCGAATGACGGAGAACTTTATCGCGCGCCACGAAAAGGTCCTCGTTTTGGAGGAAACCTATCCCGTCATCGAGACGCAGCTTTTGGACCGAGGCAAGGTGAACGGGCGTTGGAACGACGTGGTTCCCAGCGCGGGAGAACTGCTGCCCGAAGTTATCGAAGAAATTGTCCTTTCCCAGCTGGGAGAGATGATCTCGAAGCCGGATTCTTTTTTGGATTCTTCTTCGGGCTCTTCCGCGCTCTCCACCGTCATAAACGAGCTGAACCTGACCCCGCGCAAGCCTCAACTTTGCGCGGGCTGTCCTCACCGCGGCAGTTTTTTCTCCATCCGCAAGGCCATACCCAACGCCATCAACCCCTCGGACATCGGATGTTACACATTAGGCATCAATCAGAAGGGACTGGATTCGAGCTTATGCATGGGCGGCTCCGTCACTATGTCATCGGGCTTTTACCTGGGGCATAAAGCCGCTGGGCAAGAGCGCCCCGTCGTCGCGACTATTGGAGATTCGACTTTCTTCCACATGGGGATCGCCGGTCTGCTTTCCGCCGTTTACAACAAACATGCCTTCGTGCTTTGTGTCTTGGACAATAGTGTCACCGCTATGACGGGAGGTCAGTCCCACCCCGGAATAGGGAAGAAACTCCGAAAAAATGACCCTGGCCGAACTCTGGACATCGAGGCCGTGGTCCGAGGTTGCGGCGTGACCTTCGTGGAGACCGTGGCTTCCTATGACGTGACCGCGGGAGTGGATGCCGTCAAGAGAGCTTGGGAACACGCGAAGGCAAACAAAATACCGGCTCTCGTCATCTACAAGCATCCTTGTATGCTGCTTCACGTTCCTCAAAACATCGTCCCGGTGACAGTGCGGGAGGACCAGTGCGTCGGTTGCCGTTATTGTATCGACTACTTCGGTTGCCCAGGGCTGTCCTTCGGCGAAAAGGTGAAAAAAACCTCCATCGACCCGCGTTACTGCGTATCCTGCGGTGTCTGCGAGGCCGTATGCCCTCATGGAGCCATCATTAAACGGCCGGCGAAACCGCTGAGCGGCGCGGCTTGA
- a CDS encoding MATE family efflux transporter, whose product MGAAMSEISKKMGMLGELFDGHVDLGNDSSARAILKLAIPSMGLFVFNSLLHLVDTIFVSWLGEFPMAAMSFTGPVNQCVFATLECVVGGAAALMGRNLGRGNLPAAQHVARSALALLYVVCVLSIPLVIPGVSNVLFASIGAREAGGDYLLRLCWLYNMWVPIMLPFMGFTYVVNTVFRAQGDTLTPFKAIALANTINIVLDPLFIFTFGWGIPGAAIATWISRIASSVYLIYQMRINSSIQVSPWLFPREQLTVYWKNILWIGIPVALTTASIALGMGSVNRILSTFGHRAVASWMLGLRVEELAFNFVSGINAALIPYIAFNYGKRDSRRMLDGFKAAYFLAFTLMCSMGVVIYCYPWVFLSLFKPLPEIEAMATRAIRASVPAYPFGTLVTLACGFFVGTGYSIFGTITQLLRSIVFRVTAAWIFVTYFDFANIWWFQSFAAFCGSFVAFAFFCFVYRRVSQNFAKDAAAVQS is encoded by the coding sequence GTGGGCGCGGCAATGAGCGAAATATCGAAGAAAATGGGAATGTTGGGCGAGCTTTTCGACGGCCATGTCGACTTGGGAAACGACTCGTCCGCGAGGGCGATTTTGAAGTTAGCGATTCCATCGATGGGGCTTTTCGTTTTCAATAGCCTATTACATCTGGTGGATACGATTTTCGTCTCGTGGCTGGGAGAATTTCCCATGGCGGCTATGTCCTTTACGGGGCCGGTCAATCAATGCGTTTTCGCCACGCTGGAATGTGTGGTGGGAGGGGCCGCCGCGCTGATGGGACGCAACCTGGGTCGAGGAAATTTGCCCGCAGCCCAGCACGTGGCCCGTAGCGCATTGGCTCTGCTTTACGTTGTGTGCGTTCTTTCTATACCCTTGGTGATCCCAGGGGTCTCCAACGTGCTCTTCGCCAGTATCGGAGCTCGAGAGGCCGGAGGCGATTATTTGCTTCGTCTCTGTTGGCTTTACAACATGTGGGTGCCGATAATGTTGCCCTTTATGGGCTTCACCTATGTGGTTAACACCGTGTTTCGTGCTCAAGGAGACACGTTGACCCCTTTCAAGGCTATCGCCCTAGCCAATACGATCAACATCGTTTTAGACCCTCTTTTCATCTTTACCTTCGGCTGGGGTATTCCTGGGGCGGCCATCGCGACCTGGATATCGCGCATCGCCTCGTCCGTCTACTTGATATACCAAATGAGGATAAACAGTTCCATCCAGGTTTCCCCGTGGCTTTTTCCCCGCGAGCAATTGACAGTCTACTGGAAAAATATCCTATGGATCGGGATCCCCGTAGCCTTAACAACGGCCAGTATCGCTCTAGGCATGGGCAGCGTCAACAGGATTCTCTCGACCTTTGGGCACCGCGCCGTGGCTTCCTGGATGTTGGGACTGCGGGTGGAGGAGCTGGCCTTCAACTTTGTCTCCGGGATCAACGCCGCGTTGATTCCCTATATCGCCTTCAACTACGGTAAACGGGACTCCAGGCGGATGCTCGACGGCTTTAAGGCCGCGTATTTTCTGGCGTTCACCTTGATGTGCTCCATGGGAGTTGTGATTTATTGTTATCCCTGGGTGTTTCTGAGTCTTTTCAAGCCCTTGCCCGAAATCGAGGCTATGGCGACCCGAGCCATACGCGCGTCCGTGCCCGCCTATCCGTTCGGCACTCTGGTCACGCTTGCCTGCGGATTTTTCGTTGGAACGGGATACTCCATTTTCGGAACGATCACGCAACTTTTGCGTAGCATCGTCTTCCGTGTGACCGCGGCCTGGATTTTCGTCACGTATTTCGATTTTGCCAATATTTGGTGGTTCCAGTCCTTCGCCGCTTTTTGCGGTAGCTTTGTAGCGTTTGCTTTTTTCTGTTTTGTCTATCGACGAGTGAGTCAGAATTTCGCGAAAGACGCCGCCGCTGTACAATCATAA